Genomic segment of Aliiroseovarius sp. M344:
GAGCGCACGGTCGCCCGTAGGTTCTGACATACGCTAGAAGACATGAATGTAACGGCCTTGGGCACCTGCCCGGGGCCGTTTTTTCATGTCGCTCGTGCGGAGAAGAGCATGAGAGGCAGACACAATAATGACAATGATCACGCCCTTGGGGAAGGACGCGGCTTCGGAAGAATACCTGAAGATCGCGGACGCGTTTTTTCTGCGCGTTTTGAAAGAGCTGGACCGACAGTTGAGCGCGGCGGAACTGGCCGATTGCGAGACCACACCGGGATTGGCGAAAGCCGTGACCGAGGTGCGCCGTGCCATGCAAACTGTATTTGAGGAAAGGAAACGTCTTGAACAAAGTGATAGCAACGCCTTTGGCGGGGCCGGAGCAGGTGCACTCGACCTTGCTCAGGCCCGAGATGAAATCGGGCGCCGACTGGCTTGCCTGCGTGACGCAAGAGGAGCGGGAGACGTTTCTGAACAACCTGAGTGATGGCGCGCTGATAGCCTTGCCATTCCTGTTTGAGTTCTGGGCGCTGGATCACCAGCTGCCACCCGATGGGGATTGGCGCACTTGGGTCATCATGGGAGGGCGTGGCGCGGGGAAAACCCGCGCCGGGTCCGAATGGGTGCGCGCCGAGGTTGAAGGGGCAGGTCCCCTTGACCCCGGTCGATCAAAGCGGGTCGCTTTGGTGGGTGAAACGATCGATCAGGTGCGCGAGGTGATGATTTTTGGCGAAAGCGGAATTCTGGCCTGTTCGCCGCCCGATCGTCGTCCTGAGTGGCAGTCAGGGCGGCGACGCCTTGTCTGGCCCAATGGCGCCGTGGCGCAGGTGTTTTCGGCTTATGAACCAGAAAGCCTGCGTGGCCCGCAATTCGATGCGGCTTGGGTGGACGAGTTAGCGAAATGGAAAAAGGCCGAAGAAACCTGGGATATGCTTCAGTTTGGCCTGCGCCTTGGCAACCATCCCCGGCAATGCGTCACCACCACGCCGCGCAATGTCGGGGTTCTGAAAGCGATCCTGAAAAACCCCTCGACCGTCACGACGCAAGCCCCGACAGAGGCCAACCGCGCCTATCTTGCGAAAAGTTTCCTTGAAGAAGTGCGTTCGCGCTATGCCGACACGCGTCTGGGGCGGCAGGAGTTGGACGGTGTGCTGTTGGAGGACACCGAGGGTGCGCTTTGGACCATGGCTGGTTTGGACAATGCGCGCGCCACCGGCGATTTGCCGGTCTTTGATCGCGTGGTGGTCGCGGTGGATCCGCCTGTCACGGGTCACAAGGGCTCGGACGAATGTGGGATTATTGTCGCTGGCGTGATGGCGCAGGGCACGCCCGGCGATTGGCGTGCAGTGGTGCTGGAGGATGCCAGCGTCTCGGCCGCCAGCCCCTCGGAATGGGCGACGGCCGCGTTAGACGCCATGCGCCGCCACGATGCGGACCGATTGGTGGCTGAGGTCAACCAAGGCGGCGATCTGGTGGAATCGGTGATCCGCCAGATTGATCCAACAGTTCCCTTTCGCGCCGTACGCGCGACGCGGGGCAAATCGGCGCGGGCCGAACCCGTTGCCGCGCTTTATGAGCAGGGACGTGTCACTCATGCGGGTGGCATGCCAACGCTGGAAGATCAGATGTGTCGCATGACCATTCATGGTTTTGAGGGAAAGGGCAGCCCGGATCGCGTTGATGCGTTGGTTTGGGCCTTGCATGAGTTGATCATCGCGCCCGCTGCGACGTGGCGCAGACCGCAGGTGCGTACGCTTGGTTAAAGAGTTTTTTAACCTCGAATGGCAGAGTGCAAAACATCGAAAGGCGGGGTCCTGAGCCTTCTTCGTTCACGGACCCCGACCTGACCATCACTGAGACGAAAGTTTCAACGACCGGCGCTGTGACACGCAGTTTGCCGGGCGGGAAAGATTTGCCGGGGATCATACCCCAACAAGACAGAACGCGAGGAGCACCAGCCCATGGTATTCGACTTTCTCAAGAGGAGCGACGCTGCGCAAATGGCGACGCAGCCGACCGAGACCAAAGCGTCTGCAACAGGTCCGGTTATTGCCTATGGTGGTGCCGGTCGCGTGGCGTGGAGCCCGCGTGACGTGGTCAGCCTGACCAAGACGGGATTTGCCGCCAACCCGGTCGGGTTTCGGTCAGTGAAGCTGATCGCCGAGGCCGCCGCCGCACTTCCTTTGGTGCTGCAGGATGATGCACAGCGGTTTGACACACATCCGCTTCTTGAGCTGCTGGCGCGCCCCAACGCGGCGCAAGGCCGGGCCGAACTGTTCGAAGCCTTCTTCGGCCAGCTTCTATTGACCGGGAACGGGTATCTTGAAGCGGTGTCCACGGAAGATGGCTCTGTGACAGAACTGCATGTGCTGCGCTCGGATCGGATGAATCTTGTGCCGGGGGCGGATGGCTGGCCGGTGGCCTATGACTACACGGTCGGCGCGCGCAAGCATCGTTTTCATGTGGGTGAGGGCACGTCCCCAATCTGCCATGTTAAAGCGTTTCACCCGCAAGACGATCACTATGGGCTGTCCCCTTTACAGGCCGCCGCAACGGCGATTGACGTGCACAATGCGGCAAGCCGCTGGTCGAAAGCGCTGCTGGACAACGCGGCGCGACCGTCAGGGGCGATTGTTTATAAGGGCGCAGACGGGCAGGCGCAGCTGAGCGCGGACCAGTATGACCGCCTGTTGTCCGAGATGGAAAGCCATCACGTGGGCGCGCGCAACGCTGGTCGCCCCATGTTGTTGGAAGGCGGATTGGACTGGAAGCCAATGGGGTTCAGCCCCTCGGACATGGAGTTCCAGAAAACCAAAGAGGCCGCCGCACGCGAAATTGCACAGGCGTTCGGGGTGCCACCGATGCTGATCGGCATTCCAGGCGATGCGACCTATGCGAACTATCAGGAAGCCAGCCGGGCGTTCTATCGCCTGACCGTGGTGCCGCTGGTGTCGCGCGTGGCGGCCAGTGTTGGCCATTGGTTGGCAGGGTTTACGGGCGAAGATGTGATCTTGAAGCCTGACCTTGATCAGGTGCCGGCGCTGTCTGCCGAACGCGACCAGCAATGGCGCCGTGTGGCCGAGGCGAGTTTCCTGTCCGACGCTGAAAAACGCAACCTTCTGGGTCTGCCGCCGCTGGCCTCTGACGATGTTTAACAATCGAGGAAAAGCCATGAGTGATTTTCAGCCTGATCTTGGGCTTGAGCATAAATTCGTAAAGCTGGGCGAGACGTCCAATGTGGACGAGGGCATCCTGATCGAGGGCTATGCCAGCTTCTTTGACCAGTGTGACACGGGTGGCGACATCGTGGCACCGGGGGCCTATGGCAAATCCCTGCGCGCGCTGAAGAAGGCAGATCGCGGTGTGAAGATGCTGTGGCAACATGATCCGGCGCAGCCCATTGGTGTCTGGGATGAGGTCCGTGAAGACGCCCGTGGTCTTTATGTCAAAGGACGCATTCTGACGGATGTCGCCAAGGGACGCGAGGCCGCAGCCTTGATCGAGGCGGGCGCAATTGACGGGCTGTCGATCGGCTATCGCACCAAGCGCGCCACCAAGAACGACAAGGGCCAACGGCTTTTGACCGAGTTGGAGCTTTGGGAGGTGTCGCTTGTCACTTTCCCGATGCTGCCAACGGCGCGGGTGGGGGCAAAGGGCGATACGTCCACCGTCCATGACACCGCTTTGCGTGAACTGGCCGCGTCATTGAACGACGCGCGCCGCATGCTGGCCCGTTCATCCTGAGCCAGCGATCTGACCCCCTGAAAAGGACCCAATGATGAGCAAGAACGAGACGAAAGCTCAGGGCCAGTCGGCCGCGCCCACTGGCACGGTTTCTGGCCTGACTCCGGCTGCCGAGGTGAAGACCGCGCTGGCTGGTTTCATGAGCGACATTACCGAATTTCACGACACCATTTCGACCAAACTTCAACAACAGGAAGAGCGACTGACCATGCTGGATCGCAAATCTCACATCACATCCCAGTCCACCGCGGCACGTCCGCATCTTGCCGCTGCTGCCGATCTGGAAGCACCGCATCAGAAAGCGTTCGAGGCCTATCTGCGGTCCGGCGACGATGATGCGCTGCGCGGTCTGGAGCTGGAAGGCAAAGCCATGTCGACAGCGGTTGCTGGCGACGGTGGCTATCTGGTCGATCCGCAGACCGCAGCGACCATTCAAAGCGTATTGAAATCAACCGCTTCGCTGCGTGCTGTTTCAAACGTGGTCAATGTGGATGCAACGTCTTATGACGTGCTGGTCGACCATTCGGATGTTGGTTCGGGTTGGGCCACGGAAACCGGTTCGACCGCCGAAACTAGCACCCCGGCGATCGAACGCATTACCATTCCATTGCACGAGCTGTCGGCACTTCCGAAAGCATCGCAACGCTTGCTGGATGACAGTGCGTTTGAAATCGAAACCTGGCTGGCAGCCCGCATTGCCGACAAGTTTGCCCGTGCCGAAGCGGCGTCGTTTATCTCTGGTGACGGGATTGACAAGCCGACGGGTATCCTGACCCACGCGACTGTGGACAATGACAGCTGGACCTGGGGCAATCTTGGATACATCGCAACCGGGACATCGGGCGATTTCGACGCTTCGAACCCGGCGGATGCAATCATTGATCTGGTCTATGCGCTGGACGCTGAATACCGGGCCGGCGCGAGCTTTGTCATGAACTCGAAAACCGCAGGCTCGGTGCGCAAGATGAAGGACATGGATGGCCGCTTCCTGTGGTCGGACGGTCTGGCGGCTGGTGAACCGGCACGCTTGTTGGGCTATCCAGTTTTGATTGCCGAAGACATGCCAGACATCGGCACCGACGCGACGGCGATTGCTTTTGGTGATTTCGGCTCTGGCTATACCATCGCCGAACGTCCCGACACGCGTATCCTGCGCGACCCGTTCTCGGCCAAGCCGCATGTGCTGTTCTATGCCACCAAGCGCGTTGGCGGCGATATCAGCGATTTCGCAGCGATCAAGCTTCTGAAGTTCTCGGTCGCCTAAGCCTCTGAACCCGAGACCTGCACCGTGCTTTTGCACAGGTGCGGGACCGGGCGCGCGCCGGCCTCACCTCCCGTGTTGTCTAGCTGCTCCCCCTCCGTCCGAGCAATACGGATGGCGCGCGCCCACCTCATCCCCCATGACGCGAGGGGCCCGAATTTCGGAGATGTTCCATGATGTTAGTCGAGCAGACCACTGTGCCGGGCACGGCCATACCGGTCGCCCAATTCAAGGACCACCTGCGGCTGGGCACTGGGTTTGCCGATGACGGTGTGCAGGATCCGGTGCTGGAGACCTATCTCAGGGCCGCCATGGCCGCGATTGAAGCCCGCACCGGCAAGATCCTGTTGTCCCGCAGTTTTACCTGGACGCTGACCGCGTGGCGCGATTTGGCCACACAGGCTTTACCCGTAGCGCCGGTCAGCCAGATCAGCAGCCTGTCCATCACGGATCGATTGGGCGGGACCGAGTTGATTGCCGCCAGCCGCTATGTGCTGGAGCCTGACACGCACCGACCGCGGCTGGTTTCGACAGGTATTTGTTTGCCAGCGATCCCAGTCGGTGGGCGGGTGATCATCGGGTTCGAGGCTGGATTTGGTCCGGACTGGGCTGATATGCCAGCCGACCTTGCGCAGGCGGTGATGCTGCTTGCTGCGAGTTTCTATGAAAACCGGGCTGACGCTGGATCTGATCGAATGGGACAGGCCCAGCTGCCATCGGCAGTCGCGGCATTGATCCAGCGCTATCGCACGGTCCGCCTGTTTGGTGGTGGAGGTATCGTATGAAACTTCCAAACCTAAACCGCAAACTGATCCTTGAAGAGCCAGTACGCTCGCCAGACGGGGCCGGTGGGTTTTCCCAAACCTGGCAGGCGTTGGGACAGGTCTGGGCTGAAATCAAGCCGGGCACGGGTCGCGAACGTGCGGCAGGGTTCGCGACGGTTTCAACCATCTCTTTCCGTATCACCGTACGTGCGGCGCCTGAAGCAGCGCCATCGCGCCCCCAACCCGATCACCGGTTTCGCGCGGGCAGCCGCATTTTTCGCATCCTTGCGGTCACGGAAGCCGATGCGGGTGCGCAATACCTGACCTGTTTTGCCCAAGAAGAGGTGTCGGCATGAGTTACGGCGTATCTGCCGCCCTTCAACAGGCGGTTTACCAACACCTCACGGCGGACACGGCGTTGTCGACCCTGGTGACTGGTGCGATTTACGATGCGGTGCCTGCGGGGATCATCACGGGCACATATGTGAGCCTTGGCCCCGAGGATGTGCGCGAAAGGTCAGACATGACCGGCCACGGTGCGGTACATGAAATCACCGTCAGCGTGGTCACGGATGCCGCTGGTTTCCAGGCCGCAAAGGGCGTGGCCGCAGCCGTCAGCGATGCGCTGGTCGATGCCGCGCTTGTTCTGGCCCGCGGCACGCTTGTTTACATGAATTTCCACCGCGCGCGGGCGCGGCGGGTCGAGGACGCCGATGTGCGCCGGATCGACCTGTTTTTCCGCGCGCGCGTTCAAGACGACTAACCCTTAATTACGGAGTGATCCCATGGCTGCGCAAAACGGCAAGGACCTTTTGATCAAGCTCGACATGACCGACACCGGTGTGTTCGAAACCATTGCGGGCCTTCGGGCCACGCGCCTGAGCTTCAACGCGGAAAGTGTTGACGTCACCAGTCTGGAAAGTACTGGAGGTTGGCGCGAACTTCTGGGTGGCGCGGGTGTGAAATCCGCTGCGATTTCAGGGTCGGGCGTGTTCAAGGACGCGACGACTGATGAACGCGCTCGTCAGATTTTCTTCGACAATGAAGTGCCGAATTTTCAGGTGATCGTGCCAGGTTTCGGCGTGGTTGAAGGACCGTTCATGATCACGTCGATCGAATATGCCGGGTCGCATAACGGCGAAGCGACATATGAGCTGTCGATGGCATCGGCAGGCGTGCTCAGCTTCACGGCGCTTTGATCATGGCGAACCCATGGACAGGCGAGGTGGCCTTGGTGATTGATGGCACGCCGCGCGTCATGAAGTTGACGCTTGGAGCGCTGGCCGAGTTGGAAAACCAACTTGGCGAGGACACGATCATCGGGCTGGTCGAACGGTTTGAGAGCGGCGCGTTTTCAAGCCGGGATGTCCTGGCTTTGATCGTCGCAGGGCTGCGCGGCGGCGGGTGGCAAGGCGGCGCGCAGGATCTTCTGGCCGCCGAGATTGAGGGCGGTCCGGTCCGGGCAGCCCAAGCCGCCGGCCAACTGCTGAGCCGCGCCTTCGCCCAACCCGTCAGTGCCGAGGTGAACGGGTGAGCAACCGTTCCGGTTTTGATTGGCCCGGCCTCATGCGCCTTGGGCTTGGTCGGTTGGGACTGCGCCCGGAGCAGTTCTGGGCGCTGACGCCGATCGAACTGATCGTATTGGCGGGTCTTGATGACCAACCCGCACCGTGTTTGCGGGCACGACTGGAAGAACTGGCCCAAGCGTTCCCGGACGCAGACACGGGCCCCTGTGTAGGAGAGATATGATGGCTGGGTTGGACAGTATTGACAGCTTTGATGAGCAGATCGACGCGTTGGAAACCGCGCTTGGTGGCGCACAGGCAATGACAGCCGGGTTTGTGTTTGAGCTGAAGGGGATGCATTCCACGGTTTCCGATCTGAGTGCCGATGTGAACACTTTGTCATCGGGCATTTCGTCCGGATTGCGCAAGGCATTTGACGGGTTGGTATTTGACGGCATGAAATTGTCGGATGCGCTCAAGGGAGTGGCACAGTCGATGTCGCAGGCAGCTTACAACGCGGCGATCAAACCGGTTACGGGCCATTTCGGTAACATCTTGGGACAGGCAGTGGGCGCCGTCACCAATGCGTTTTTACCTTTCGAGAATGGCGGGGCCTTCGCGCAAGGACGCGTGGTGCCCTTTGCAAAAGGCGGCGTGGTGTCCAGTGCGACAACCTTCCCGATGCGCGGTGCCACCGGGCTGATGGGAGAGGCCGGGCCGGAAGCGATCATGCCGCTTGCGCGGGGCGCGGACGGGCGACTTGGCGTTCAGGCAGGGGGCGGTGGCCGACCGGTCAATGTCACGATGAACATCTCTACCCCCGATGTTGAGGGGTTCAGGCGGTCGCAAAGCCAGATCGCGGCCCAGATGTCGCGCGCGCTGTCGCGCGGTCAGCGCCACCGCTAGATCACGATTTCCACGCACCAAGGAGGGGTTCGCCCATGTCATTTCACGAGGTCCGGTTTCCGGCAAATCTGAGTTTTGGGTCCGTTGGCGGACCCGAGCGGCGCACTGAAGTGGTCACACTGGCCAACGGGTTCGAAGAACGCAACACACCTTGGGAGCATTCGCGCCGCCGCTATGATGCGGGTATCGGTATGCGCTCGCTTGACGATGTGGAAACGCTGATTTCGTTTTTTGAGGCGCGGCGTGGTCAACTTGTCGGATTTCGCTGGAAAGATTGGTCGGATTACAAAAGCAGTTTGCCGTCCATGCCCCCAGAATACACCGACCAAATCATCGCGTGGGGTGATGGTGACACGATCGAGTTCCCGCTGATCAAAACCTATCGGTCTGGTACGGAAACCTATGCGCGCCCCATTCAGAAACCGGTCGAGGGCACGGTCAAGCTGGGCCTTAAGGGCGATCCGCTGAGCGAGGGCACGCATTTCGAGGTGGATTACGCAACGGGTCGCGTCACGTTCATGACGGCACCTGAAACCGGTGCAGAAGTGACAGCCGGGTATGAATTCGATGTGCCCGTACGCTTTGACACTGACCGTATTCACACGTCGGTCGCCTCGTTTCAGGCGGGCGATGCGCCCAATGTGCCAGTGGTGGAGGTGCGGGTCTGATGGCGTTGTCACCTGAACTGGAGGCCCATCTGGGCAAGGGTGTGACCACGGTCGCACGGTGTTGGAAAGTCATCCGCCGCGACGGTGTCGTGCATGGGTTCACCGATCACGACCTTGATTTGCTGATCGATGGCGTAACATTTCGCGCAGACACCGGCATGACGGCGCACGCACTTAGTCAGACCACCGGCTTGTCGGTCGACAATACGGAAGCGTTGGGTGTGCTCAATGATGCGTCGATCACCGAAAGGGATATTCGCGCTGGTCGATATGACGGGGCCGAAGTGGAAGCCTGGCTGGTGAACTGGACCGACACCGGCCAGCGGTATTTGCGGTTTCACGGCGTCGTCGGTGAGCTGGCCCGAGAGGCCGGTGGGTTCCGCGCAGAGTTGAACGGGCTGTCCGAGATGTTGAACCAACCGCAGGGCCGGGCGTATCAAATGCCTTGTTCTGCGGTGCTTGGCGATGCGGCCTGCCGGTTTGATCTGAGCCAATCTGGTTACCAACTTGATCTTCCGATAGGTGAGAACAAGGACGAAACGACCTTTCATTTTGCAGACATGGCGCTCTATCCCAATCGCTGGTTCGAACGGGGCGTGTTTACCGTGCTATCCGGTGAGGCCAAGGGTCTGTCGGGTTTGATCAAAAATGATCGCAAAGGCATAGATGGCGCGCGGGTGGTCGAGCTGTGGGAGTCGATACGAGAGCGTATGGAGTCGGGCGATATGGTCCGTCTGCAGGCAGGTTGCGACAAGCTGCCAAGAACGTGCCGCGTCAAATTCAACAATTTCCTGAACTATCGCGGGTTTCCGGATGTGCCGGGCGAGGATTGGTTGATGTCTTATCCTGTAGGGCAGGGGAAAAACGATGGTGGCGATGCGCGCGAGGTGACTGATTTTCCTGATTGGTCACTTCTGGGTGGTGATGACGAAAATCCGTTCTCGCCCATGTCGGGCAGCTGAGATGTTTGACTTGAAAAAAGAGGTCGTCGCCGAGGCAAGAACGTGGTGTGGCACGCCTTATGTTCATCAGGCATCGTGTAAGGGCAGTGGGTGTGATTGCCTGGGGTTGATCCGCGGTGTTTGGCGGGGTGTGTTGGGCGCTGAGCCGGCACCGGTCCCGGCTTATACGGCGGATTGGTCCGAAGCGGCGCGACTTGAAGTGTTATGGGACGCGGCGCGCGCGCATATGGTCGAACGTCCAGCAGACGCGGCGCAACCCGGCGATGTGCTTCTTTTTCGGATGCAAGGCGGCGCGATTGCCAAGCATTTGGGCATCCTGACACGCGCTGGCGACGCACCAGCTTTTATCCACGCCTATACCGGCCACGGCGTCGTCGAGAACTCACTTTCGACCCCATGGGCCCGCCGCATCGTGGCGTGTTTTGCATTTCCTGAAAGGACAAGTTGATGGCTACGATCCTATTATCCGCAGTTGGCGCAGCCGCCGGTGCCTCGATTGGCGGCGGCATTCTTGGATTGTCGTCGGTGGTGATTGGCAAGGCTATTGGGGCCACCGTCGGCCAGGTGATCGACAGTCGCATTCTGGGTGAAGGGTCGGAGCCGGTTGAGACCGGCAAAGTAGACCGCTTACGCCTGACCGGTGCGTCTGAAGGGTCGACAATCCCCATGGTCTATGGCCGCGCGCGTTTGGGCGGGCAGGTTATTTGGGCGACCCGTTTCAAGGAATCTGTGACAACGACTGGTGGCGGAGGCGGTGGCAAAGGCACGCCATCCCCGCCTGAGCCGGAAGTGACGACCTATAGTTACTCGATCAGCGTCGCGATTGCCCTATGCGAAGGTGAAATCACGCGCGTAGGCCGGATTTGGGCGGATGGCAACGAAGTCTCGCCGACCGATCTGAACATGCGCGTCTATACCGGCACTGAAAGCCAACTTCCTGATCCAAAGATCGAAGCCGTCAAAGGAGCAGGTCAAGCGCCGGCCCATCGTGGGATCGCTTATGTGGTGATTGAAGACTTACCCTTGGCACAGTTTGGCAACCGTGTTCCGCAGTTCAGTTTTGAGGTTTTTCGCCCCGAACAGCGCCACCAACCCAAAGAGGTCGCGCGCGGCACACGCGCTGTCGCGTTGATCCCGGGCACCGGAGAGTACTCGCTGGCTACGTCACCGGTGTTTTACAAAAGTGGACCCGGCGCGGTCGAAGGGTCCAATATGAACAGCCCGTCTGGTCTGACCGACTTCAAAACGTCCTACCGTATGCTGCGGCAGGAAATGCCCAATTGCCGAAACACCGCCCTGGTCGTTTCGTGGTTTGGCGATGATCTGCGCTGTGGAAATTGCCGGATTCGCCCACGGGTAGAACAGCACGAAGTTGATGGCGACAGTATGCCGTGGAGCGTCTCGGGCCTGAGCCGGGGACAAGCAGGGTTAGTGCCAAAGGATGACAAAGATCGCCCGATCTATGGGGGGACGCCATCAGACCGCGCGGTGATGGAAGCAATTTCACTAGCATCTGGAAGCGGCCGCAATGCAACCTTTTACCCGTTTGTTTTGATGGAGCAGATGGAAGGTAATACGCTGCCTGATCCTTGGACAGGCAATCTGGGTCAGGCTGTATTGCCATGGCGCGGGCGGATAACAACGTCCTATGCCCCCGGTCATGTCGCGTCGCCTGATGGGACTGCTGGAGCAACCGCGCAAGTGGCCGCGTTTTTTGGCACAGCACAGCCCGGCGATTTCACCGTAACCGGGGATGGGGTCAGTTACTCCGGACCCGCAGGCTTTACTTATCGCCGTTTTATCTTGCACTACGCGCATCTTTGCGCGGCTGCGGGGGGTGTGGATGCGTTCCTGATCGGGTCTGAACTGCGCGCGCTGACGCAGATCAGGGGGCCGGGAAACAGTTTCCCTGTCGTCGATCAGCTGATCACGCTGGCAAATGACGTGCGCTCGATCCTTGGGGCGGGGACCAAGATATCTTATGCCGCTGATTGGTCGGAATATTTCGGCTATCATCCACAGGATGGATCTGGCGATATGTTCTATCACCTCGACCCACTGTGGAGCCATCCGCAGATCGACTTCATCGGCATTGATAACTACATGCCGCTGTCTGATTGGCGCGATGGGTTTGAGCACGCTGATGCGCATCACGGTTCGATCTATGACCTTGCCTATCTTCAGTCGAATATCGAAGGCGGCGAGGGGTATGATTGGTATTACAAAACTGCCGATGCGCGCACGTTGCAAATTCGCACCCCTATCACGGATGGGGCGCATGACGAACCTTGGGTCTACCGGTACAAAGACCTGCGCAACTGGTGGGATCGGTCGCACCATAACCGCGTTGGGGGCGTGCGTGATACCGACCCGACGGCGTGGCTGCCCGGCTCAAAACCGTTCTGGTTTACCGAACTTGGCTGCGCAGCCATCGACAAGGGTACGAACCAGCCCAATAAGTTTCTGGACCCGAAAAGCTCGGAAAGTTCACTGCCACGCTACTCGAATGGCCGTCGCGATGACCTGATGCAGGCACAGTATTTGCGTGCGATCTATGACTATTGGGCGATGCCACAGCACAACCCGACACATAGTGCGACCGGCGTGAAAATGCTTGATATGACGCGTGCTCATGTCTGGGCATGGGACGCGCGCCCATTCCCTCAGTTTCCCAACCGCAAAGGGCTATGGAGCGACGGGGCGAATTACGACCGGGGGCATTGGCTAAACGGGCGCGTTTCGGCGCGATCGCTGGCCTCGGTCGTGGCGGAAATCTGCGATCGGTCGGGGGTCACGCGGTACGATGTCTCGAAGCTTTATGGCTTGGTGCGTGGTTATATCGTTGATCAGATCGGGGGCGCCCGTGCAGCGTTGCAGCCTTTGATGCTGGCCTATGGCTTTGAGGTGACGGAGCGCGAAGGCGTGTTGATTTTCAAGACCCGCACCGGTCGCTCAGACCATGTGCTTGATCCCAGAAAGATGGCCCTGTCGGCTGAGCGTGACACGTCGCTGGAACGGGTGCGTGATCCCGAAGCCGAGATCGCAGGCCGTGTACGCCTGACCTATGTCGAAGGCGAAGGTGACTATGATGTGCGCTCGGTCGAAGCGACATTTCCGGATGAGACCAGCCGGTCCGTCGCCGCGTCAGAGATCCCGTTGATCATGACCCGGGTTGAGGCACGCGCGATTGTCGAACGCTGGTTGTCCGAGGCTCGCGTGGCGCGCGACAAGGCGACATTCTCGCTGCCGCCTTCGGAGCTTGCGAAAGGGGCCGGCGACGTTATTGAACTGACCAC
This window contains:
- a CDS encoding gene transfer agent family protein, with translation MANPWTGEVALVIDGTPRVMKLTLGALAELENQLGEDTIIGLVERFESGAFSSRDVLALIVAGLRGGGWQGGAQDLLAAEIEGGPVRAAQAAGQLLSRAFAQPVSAEVNG
- a CDS encoding phage portal protein, with product MVFDFLKRSDAAQMATQPTETKASATGPVIAYGGAGRVAWSPRDVVSLTKTGFAANPVGFRSVKLIAEAAAALPLVLQDDAQRFDTHPLLELLARPNAAQGRAELFEAFFGQLLLTGNGYLEAVSTEDGSVTELHVLRSDRMNLVPGADGWPVAYDYTVGARKHRFHVGEGTSPICHVKAFHPQDDHYGLSPLQAAATAIDVHNAASRWSKALLDNAARPSGAIVYKGADGQAQLSADQYDRLLSEMESHHVGARNAGRPMLLEGGLDWKPMGFSPSDMEFQKTKEAAAREIAQAFGVPPMLIGIPGDATYANYQEASRAFYRLTVVPLVSRVAASVGHWLAGFTGEDVILKPDLDQVPALSAERDQQWRRVAEASFLSDAEKRNLLGLPPLASDDV
- a CDS encoding head-tail connector protein; protein product: MMLVEQTTVPGTAIPVAQFKDHLRLGTGFADDGVQDPVLETYLRAAMAAIEARTGKILLSRSFTWTLTAWRDLATQALPVAPVSQISSLSITDRLGGTELIAASRYVLEPDTHRPRLVSTGICLPAIPVGGRVIIGFEAGFGPDWADMPADLAQAVMLLAASFYENRADAGSDRMGQAQLPSAVAALIQRYRTVRLFGGGGIV
- a CDS encoding DNA-packaging protein, giving the protein MKSGADWLACVTQEERETFLNNLSDGALIALPFLFEFWALDHQLPPDGDWRTWVIMGGRGAGKTRAGSEWVRAEVEGAGPLDPGRSKRVALVGETIDQVREVMIFGESGILACSPPDRRPEWQSGRRRLVWPNGAVAQVFSAYEPESLRGPQFDAAWVDELAKWKKAEETWDMLQFGLRLGNHPRQCVTTTPRNVGVLKAILKNPSTVTTQAPTEANRAYLAKSFLEEVRSRYADTRLGRQELDGVLLEDTEGALWTMAGLDNARATGDLPVFDRVVVAVDPPVTGHKGSDECGIIVAGVMAQGTPGDWRAVVLEDASVSAASPSEWATAALDAMRRHDADRLVAEVNQGGDLVESVIRQIDPTVPFRAVRATRGKSARAEPVAALYEQGRVTHAGGMPTLEDQMCRMTIHGFEGKGSPDRVDALVWALHELIIAPAATWRRPQVRTLG
- a CDS encoding HK97 family phage prohead protease; translated protein: MSDFQPDLGLEHKFVKLGETSNVDEGILIEGYASFFDQCDTGGDIVAPGAYGKSLRALKKADRGVKMLWQHDPAQPIGVWDEVREDARGLYVKGRILTDVAKGREAAALIEAGAIDGLSIGYRTKRATKNDKGQRLLTELELWEVSLVTFPMLPTARVGAKGDTSTVHDTALRELAASLNDARRMLARSS
- a CDS encoding phage major tail protein, TP901-1 family, whose amino-acid sequence is MAAQNGKDLLIKLDMTDTGVFETIAGLRATRLSFNAESVDVTSLESTGGWRELLGGAGVKSAAISGSGVFKDATTDERARQIFFDNEVPNFQVIVPGFGVVEGPFMITSIEYAGSHNGEATYELSMASAGVLSFTAL
- a CDS encoding phage tail assembly chaperone, with translation MRLGLGRLGLRPEQFWALTPIELIVLAGLDDQPAPCLRARLEELAQAFPDADTGPCVGEI
- a CDS encoding phage major capsid protein — protein: MSKNETKAQGQSAAPTGTVSGLTPAAEVKTALAGFMSDITEFHDTISTKLQQQEERLTMLDRKSHITSQSTAARPHLAAAADLEAPHQKAFEAYLRSGDDDALRGLELEGKAMSTAVAGDGGYLVDPQTAATIQSVLKSTASLRAVSNVVNVDATSYDVLVDHSDVGSGWATETGSTAETSTPAIERITIPLHELSALPKASQRLLDDSAFEIETWLAARIADKFARAEAASFISGDGIDKPTGILTHATVDNDSWTWGNLGYIATGTSGDFDASNPADAIIDLVYALDAEYRAGASFVMNSKTAGSVRKMKDMDGRFLWSDGLAAGEPARLLGYPVLIAEDMPDIGTDATAIAFGDFGSGYTIAERPDTRILRDPFSAKPHVLFYATKRVGGDISDFAAIKLLKFSVA
- a CDS encoding head-tail adaptor protein, encoding MKLPNLNRKLILEEPVRSPDGAGGFSQTWQALGQVWAEIKPGTGRERAAGFATVSTISFRITVRAAPEAAPSRPQPDHRFRAGSRIFRILAVTEADAGAQYLTCFAQEEVSA
- a CDS encoding DUF3168 domain-containing protein, coding for MSYGVSAALQQAVYQHLTADTALSTLVTGAIYDAVPAGIITGTYVSLGPEDVRERSDMTGHGAVHEITVSVVTDAAGFQAAKGVAAAVSDALVDAALVLARGTLVYMNFHRARARRVEDADVRRIDLFFRARVQDD